The nucleotide window TGTTACtgagaaagagatcttggagctatcgtggatagttctctgaaaacttccactcagtgtgcagcggtggtcaaaaaggcaaataggatgctaggaattattaagaaagggatagaaaataagacccacaatatcttactgcccctgtataaaactatggtacgcccacatcttgaatactgtgtacagatgtgatctcctcacctcaaaaaaagatattttggctttggaaagggtccagaaaagggcaactaaaatgattaggggtttggaacgggtcccatatgaggagaggttaaagcgactgggactcttcagtttagaaaagaggagactgaggggggatatgatagaggtatataaaatcatgagtggtgtggagagggcggataaagaaaagttatttattagttcccataatagaagaactagaggacaccaaatgaaattaatgggtagcatatttaaaactaataaaagaaagttcttcacacagcgtgtagtcaacctgtggaactccttgccagaggaggctgtgaaggctaagactataacagagttttaaagagaagctagataatttcatggaggttaggtccataaaaggctattagccaggggatagaattggtgtccctggcctctgtttgtcagaggctggagaaggatggcaggagacaatttgcttgatcattgtcttcggtccaccctctctgggacacctggtgctggccactgtcggcagacaggctcctgggctagatagacctttggtctgccccaatacggccgttcttgtgttcttatgtacaGCTCCTGTAGGCTTATAATAATATATTTTTGGGTGTAAGAGCAGCATTTGGGGTGAAGTTGATCCTCTTCCTCCATGTCCCTTGTAAAAGGCCACAAACCCTTAGACATGGCCTCTATTTTTTCCAGCCCTGCACAGTGTCGTGTGTTTTTTATTATCATCTAAAAAGGAACTAACATAAACAGCCTTGTGACTTTATTTTTTATGTCATTTTCCCTTTTCAAATGTCATCTCTTGCTAAGTCACGTTCATTGTATCTATCCTTAGTTATAAACTTCTTGAAAGTAGCAGTGTCTTTGCTTGCTCAAGTGTGTCTCTTGCACTgtttacaaatattaaataattttaaaaaacataataGACCATTAGAACTTACCTTGGAAAGTCTCTGCAGCATACCATTCCCACTGCAGTCAAGGATGACACCCTAGTCCAATTAATAGCATGCAGTGGATGTTTGGCAAATCCATTTCTCATTCAGTAAATAAAACTGGTGCCAGGCTGGCCAGATGAAATGCATCAAGCTTTCTGGCTGGCAAAAGGAGGCATTTCTTAAGTTGCTAAGTGATGGGAGTGGTTACTCACAAGCTTTTCTAGAGTAGTTTTGAAGCATTtacgccccccccctcctcccctcattcCTCCTGTTGACCAAGAGAACCAAATTCAGTgttttaaacagttttttttaagAAGTCATAACCTTGCTCCAGTTTGCTCCTGCTATTCAGAGAGCCTGTTGAAAGGATCCCATGAAACCCTTGAAGAGTCATCGTTATGTCTTCtgttttctttgcatttttttaagGCTGACTGCTTTTAAGCATTCCAGCTACTCTTCATATCTGTGGAGGCATCTGAATGCAGAGCTATATTCCTTGGCAAACTGCAGTGTTTTCTTCTCTCCTTTGAACccatttaaaaattgaaataagcATTTGGCCCTGAAGAAGAGAAAGGGCCAAGGCTGGTTGTTATCATACGAGCGTTTGAATTTTATGTTGTATTTATTGAAATTTAAAACTTCATCTAATCAAAACTGTTTTATGCTCAAAGAGAAAGAGCACAGTTAAATATTGGGTTGGGCTTTCCCGTTTCTGTATATGTACTGTTGTAACACTTCCTTTAAACAGTAGAATGGAAACAATCAAAGTCCTTTCTCTGTGGCAACCAGTTGATGGTGTTGTAATAAACTGACGTAAGTTCATTGCCTCTTGCTATACTTGGAGTGCCAGATTATGCAACATGTACTTCAGCTATTTGTCACTGTAAAGTCCTCCAACAATAAGGAAAAAGGATTTGACATTATGGATGTCATTAACTGGTAGGAGCCGGAGCAGCTCCCTGACTGctctaggcaggggctgctccaaccccacagggCCTACTGCAGTGAGCTGCTCCAGACGGCTGGCAAGAGCAGCTCCTGTCTATGGTGGGCCCAGTCTGGATGGCATGCCAAAGGTTACATACTGGCTCCCCATGAGCTGGCTGCAGAACCTGCAGTGAagtctccctgggagcaggaccaGCAGCCCTTCTATATAAACTTTATAttgcatgtaactgtgtaatCACTAGCATTTTtgtggttacatggttaaatttttaaatgactttttgcATCTCTATTAGACATTCTTACTCAGAAGAAAAGCATCTGCAGTTGCACAAATTAGGAAAATGCTTGCAAGGGTAATTTAAGGGTTTCTCCCAGTTAATGCCTATCTATTGTATAGCTTTATACAGCAAGGTATCttatgggggggaagggtttaAACTTCTCTCTAAAGAagatggcattggccactgctgagaCAGGAACTCTGGCTAGATTGGTTTGTCAGAAAGGTACTGTGTAAGGGTGTTATTTTCTGTGTTACCCACAGCTACACAGACATTCCTCTTTGAGGAACTCCTTTTAAAGAGCAGAGTGAAAATAtcgcttgctttttttttttttttttcttatgtagGTCACCTACTTTATTCTTGACGCACATAGTCAGGTGCATCTTATCTGATGAGTGTGGTTTCACAAATAATGTACCATGGATGTGAAAATCACAAGCACACTATACTTAAGTTATAGGTGACTTCCCCACACAGGCAAACCTCAAATAAGTCATCTATCATTATAAGTTATTTGGATATTcgctttttttttgcttttaaccATAGAACAGTCCTTAACCATGTGCAAATGGCATGGGTCCTTTGCATTTAACACTAACAGACAAAAAATTTTGGAGTGTTTCTCAGCCAGATTGTTCTCAGTCTCCTCTAGCAGAAGGACTTGGGGCCCTCAGTGATGCACACTGACTCACAATACTGTTCAGTCCAGGGTGCTAATGCAGGCTTTTGCCCACTCTCTGATGTATGCTATCTATCCTTGCCTTTTTGCTTATGACAAATTAGTCTGCTCTGCTTCTGGGAAATATCCAGGAACTAGCAAAGCTTCCTATCTTCGGGACAGATATATTTGGTGTAAATCTTTTTACTGAggactttttgttgtttgtttgtttacctgCAGGTGGATTGTTAATACCTTGTGGCCTTGAGGTCAATAACACCTTAGTGCAAATCTAGAAACAAGTTATTTTTCCTTTACAAATTTTTCCATGACCCCAAATTCATTCTTGTCTGAAGAAGTTTAAACTGGAGATGGTTCTTTCACATACctatgtatatataaatatatacacataTGTATGTGCACACATACATGTTGCATTCTTTGTGCACCTGTTCATTTTGAGATGGAAATAACATACAGTTTTAGGATTACCAGAAGGCTGGGTAGACTCAGGATTTGTGCCTCACATGGTATTACCAACATATAGTTGTGAGGGATAAAGATGCTAATTTAGGTACAGAACTGAGTAGTTCTTAAATACTTTACTAAATTACCTTTAACTCTGGGGAAAGTGTTGTGACTCTTGTTGCAATTTGGAAAGAAAAACAgctttattgttttatggatttTATTATAAATTAAAAGGCAAACTTAAACTCTAAATTTGTAACTATAACTATAATTTTTACTGAACTAATTAAAGATTAAAGAGCACACGTATCAAACCAAAATTACAGTTACAATAGAATCAGCTATTTTAACCATCTTATTGTATGACTCATAAAGTCAGTGTCACACATTATCAGTTGTATAGTACACTCCCTGGAAACCTGAGGAGGTGTGGCTGTCTGTCCTTTTACCAGGTGATTTCTACAGCTGACTAATTTCGCTGACCAATTTATTTCTACTATGCTACCTAATGATTAACAACCCATAAGTTCCCTTGGGAGCAGAGTAGTTTGCACAGACACATTTGTATTGTCCATGTTAACACACAAGTGATTTAAAGTAGCACTTAGAATTTGGATATGCATGTGCTATttcttacacacacatacaccccttaGAAAGgggctttggtcgtaagtgcggatggtcgtaagtggaggtggttgtaacttggggagcggctgtattgaAAATATTCTGGGCTGCTTGTTGGCAGAGAATTGGGGGAGTAACAGTTGGTGGCCTGATTGGATGAAGGGTCATCTCTGAGGGAAAAAACTGGCAGATTCTATTAATATAAATCCCATTGAAGCTTAAAAGAAGGAAAAGTTTACAAAAACTGAAAGATAATTGGAACTTATAGATGAGGTCTGAAAGAGGTCCATTTCCCCTTCATAGTATTTCTGTTGTCTTTTCCATTCATCACTGTTGTTCAGTTTAATTGTTAGATTTCTTACCTCCCTACAGATCCTTACCAAGGACTCTGTGACAGTTAACGTGGATGGAGTGGTTTATTACAAGGTTCAGAATGCCACCCTTGCCGTTGCAAACATCACAAATGCAGATTCAGCCACTCGGCTCCTGGCACAAACGACGCTGAGGAACGTTCTGGGGACCAAGAACCTCTCTCAGATCCTGTCTGATCGAGAGGAAATTGCACACAGCATGCAGGTATGATCAGCGTTGGGTGCACGGCTTCAGTGATCGGAAAAGTTAAACTATAAGGCTGTGAGTACCTTGCAGGCTCAGGTCTGTACTCCAATACAGCAAAGAGCCAAGCAGATCCAGATGAATCTTGGATTTGGAGTTTTGTATAAAGCTTCCATGAGAGCTGTTGCAACAATGTACAACTAAAAGAAGAGCAAACTAGGCAATAATGGGCTAGTGAGCCAATGACATCTACAGCTTTTAGCTTTAAAAGTAGGTGGCAGAGTAAAGAAAAATAACCCAAAAGAGGCAAAATGACTGCGTAATAAAAGGGTGGTGCCCGGAGCTGTGGAGACCAGCTTCAAAGGGATGCTGGAATCATGTTCATGGACTCTTGAGAAGACTCTCCCAGCTTGATAGAGACAGAATCTTGGGATGGAGAGAGGACCACTGTGCTGACCCTAACTGCCTGAAGGGTGGGTTGCATCAGCTTTTCAGGCCTGTGTTGTTTATAGTGTATAGAGGTGGCTTCCAGCTTATGCACCCTTCTCAGTGTTTGATATTACATGGGTCAGTAGTGATACAACACCCAGCTACATGCACTGAAGTTCTCAGATACCAGGTAGTAATATTATTTATTGACCCTCAGTTAATTTGTTTTATGTCTTTGTTTTAaatgctaagattttttttttaaaagccattgctttttttttttttttaatggagtcaAGTAAATTATTTTAGCATATTTGTCCTGGGTCTTAACAGGCTACTCTCGATGATGCAACGGATGAATGGGGAATTAAGGTGGAACGTGTGGAGATTAAGGATGTGAAGTTGCCAATCCAGTTACAGAGAGCAATGGCAGCTGAAGCAGAAGCTGCCCGTGAGGCACGAGCCAAGGTAATAGCTTCATCATACTTTGTGTGTTCATCAGTAACTTCATGTGACGATTTCTCTGAGGGATGGAGACCTTCAACCAGAACAGCAGAGGGAGTGCAGGGCAAGACTTTGGGAGAGCTGTCTTTGGAAGCTAGCACTCATCCTGGGTCACCCCATCTGTCTCACTTTTGTGAACTCTGAAATCCCTATCTCCCCTCAGTAGCAAGTTCTGAAAAACTTAAGAGTATGGCATCTTGAAAGATCATGTGATCTAGTGGCTGAAGTGTGAAACTGGCATGACTTCTGCATTGTTTCCAGCTCTTCTGTTAACTTGCTGTGGCTTTAGGCAAGCCACTTATGCGCTCTGGCTCTCtgccatttagaaaaaaaaagcacagtgCATTGTGGATGTCATGTGACTAAATGTTCGTAGAGTACTCCAAGCTCCTCTGCCTTTCTGCAGCTCTTTTAATCCATTGGGTGGTGTTACTCCTTTTGCTTGTAATGTAGGGTGGGAAAATCTGATGTAAAGCATTTAAGATCCCCCTGAGACTTTTGGCTTTGATATTTGAAACTCAGCCTGGTTGCCAAGCTCTGGGAAGCTTTCTCACCAAAAGGCCCTTGTGCTGTGGAACTTGCTCCCTCTGGTGATTTCCTTATCCTCTGGGGAATGTAGAAAGCATTGTTTACTGAGTTAGCTTGAATGTGAAATGGCAGGTTATGTTTAAGAATTCCAGTCTGAGACAAAGGTTCCGAAGTTTGTCTCTCACTAGTAGGAGCACGTTAATCATCTGCTTAGAGCCTCATCTGATCCGAAAAACAGAATTTCCTTGTGAAACCCCTAGATCACAATTCAGCAGTGGGAGGTCTCACTATAGTCCATTGGATGCTATGGAACTTATCTCTGACTTAAGAATATCCTTTTATTTCGTTTTGAATCTTGGCATCTAACTTACCATGTATAGAGGAGAGATTCACTCCAAGGGAAATAATTAATGAGACCCCCTTGAGCTCCTtgtatattctttttttttttttaaattttcagactTTCTTGTACTTCTGTGGGGAAATAAAAATGAGAGCAAATATGTATTTCATTGGACCCAGGTGCTGTAACCTATAGAAGGTGAACTTGAGAGGGCAGCTAGAGAGAGGCCTTGGTTCTAAGCAACAACTTGTAGTCTCCATATACCCCAAAACAAGTCTAGGAGTTAAGCAATATGAAATCTGCGAAAAATTTAACTTGGTCTGATGGTTAAAAGGGTGGAGAACCATTGCATAGTGGACTAGACTGTATAGAAAGAAGTATTCTCCACACACGTACCTTGCCCCATGCAGGAACCAGTTCACTATTGCTTATCATACTGCCACCCTCATCCTATCCAGTCTGGCTTCTGTGGGTTTAAAGGGAGCTGGTGTTGATGCACAGTCACAGATTTGGATCCCATTTGGGATTACTGGCTGGTGAGGTCTAGAATCATGAGGTCTGATGATGTTGGTTTAGCTGTTTAGTATGTTGCAGTCAAGAACAGCCCGTTTATATTCACCTCTTGACTTGTTTTGTGACTTGATATTCTCTAAATGACTCTTGGGGCATTGAAATCTGAAGATGTTTATTCCTCTCTCCCATCCCATCTCTCCTAGGGTGTAGCAGTAGAGTCAGTGTACATGCTGCTTTGATTTAGCTCACAGTAGAAAGCATGTTTAATGTATAACCTTGTGGCACAGCTGTGGATTCAGGTTTAATTGGCCCCTCATGGCTCCTCTGCTCAAGTTTCTATACTGCAGTTTCCATTAATATCCACAAGAAGGGCCTACACGGCGTAGCAGCAGCAGGTATTCTAGTCCCTTCAGTTGTTTGGCAGGGTCCTGGCAGCTATTTCGTAAGGTACAAATCTCTTAAGTTGTAAAGCAAATCTGCCCAAAGGGTGCCCGGAACTTGTTTGAAGCCCTCCCATTTGAGCACTGCCTTCTCTTACAACTGATGAGACTGAAAGAGTTAAACTATCCTCCATTTTAGCACTGATAGACCTGCTAATTCTTGCATTTTTCCTCCTCAGGTAATAGCGGCTGAGGGTGAAATGAACGCCTCCAGGGCCCTGAAAGAAGCCTCTATAGTTATTtctgagtcccctgctgcccTTCAGCTTCGCTACCTGCAGACTCTGACCACTATCGCAGCAGAGAAGAACTCCACCATCGTCTTCCCACTACCTGTGGACTTGCTACAGGGCCTCTTTGCAAAACACTAACCTGGTTGGGAGGTAGTGGAAAGGGGATCTTTCCCCAGCAGGCATGATCTGTGAAACCAAATTAGCTGCGAAAGCTTAAAGCAATGATAAGAGGGAGCTTTTAAGGCACCTTTTTTTTGTGTGAAACTCGAGTGTGTATGTGAATGTCAGTTATCAAAATCCTCTGCAATTTATATAAACAAACTCTGCTCTTAATTTAAAATAGAGGCTTATTTTAATGTTCCTATGGGGTCGCAAGTTTTTGTAACCTACACACATACACCCTGTTTGCAAATGGCATGACCACTTTGTATGAAGAGCTCACACTTGGAAGGGCTGTGAGGTTATCTTCCTTTTAGAGAAGAAGGTCCCTggtgctggctgtggaggaaaaatGGTTCCTTACCACCTGCTTCATGGCCAGTTGCCTTGTAAGCTGAAATCTTTTGGTAAGCACACAAACTGCTCCTTCAATTCTGTCTGTTTGCTGAAGTAGAACAATGTGTATGCTCAGTATGTCTGAAAATGCAGTCTTCCCTCTCACAAGATGTAGCAGTTACCCGGTTGGAATGAAACTTTCCACTCCTGCCTTGCTGTGACACTGGGAAAAGTATGAACACACTGTAGTTATGGAAACAATGTTTGTATATGTTATCCAGCTGTCACAGTTTGTGTGTCTGGCTGTATTGATTAATgcctttttttaaagcacttaaaATATCTCTGGATCTGCCTTTAATTTGtacatcctttttttaaaagaatattcctttttttaaaaacaattctgaGTTTCATTTGTAAATTATTTGTCTTGATTTTAAATATGTTCGATAAATAATTCAAAGTGCTGTAACTTACTCCTAGAACTTGTATATCCTGCAGATAAGGTAATTTTAGAgtcttatattttattttaatttcctttttttacAAAATACCCTGTACACAGCTTTTCTGTCTGTTAGAGGAAATTGGTGACTATTTTTAATCTGTATTCTGCTGAAAAGCAAAATTTGGCATTCAACTTGTGATTGCATTCTATGTGAAGATTTCATATTTTAACCTTGTCTTGTTAATCTTAATGCAGTGTATGTGTTGTACAAATTAAAACATTTCTATGTTCCAGTGATAACTATGCTGATGCAAGAAAAGAGGATTAGCTATTtggcccactatttcaaaattcagtcaACTCCCCTTCTTTTCTGTGGGATTACTTGTCTGTAGTTTGGATTCCCTCTGATTCCTTTTCTAAAGTAATACTAGAAGTTTTATTGCTTTGATCTTTCTAATTGCTCTGTGTAGTGCTATTAGTTCTACAAATCTCTGATCTGACTGGAAGCAAATGAACATAACAGAGCAAACAGGAAATAAAAATTCTCATATGTGATTTGCATATGTAGCTAAACCAGAAGCACGTGGCTGCTTCTGCTAGTCCTCGCCTGTATGTGCATTATCTGTGAAGTGCACAGCCATATCTTGCACCTGTTTGGCAGATGTAATTAAAGTCTGTTGAGAGATGTTGAGTCAAGAGTCTGGACTGGAACAACTCTACTAAACTGGGTCCCTCATCTGTAAGTAGGGAGAGTTGGAGTGGAAGACACAAAGCAAACATAAAGAAGATGGATGGATTCCAGAAGTGCCCTTGTTATCACACTGCCCTTAATAAAATGTCTTTTCTTTGTTCATTCACTTCTCAGGTGTGGTTCATTTTGTGTATACATCACTTCTATTTAGTAATGGCATGATGAACTGAAAATCAATAAGCTTATTGTGCTTGATCAGCATTTTCTGGATGAATTCCTACTGCACTATACAATGTGTGTGCATTAAGCACTGTTGATACAACACTCTCTTCTATGTTGTATGTGACTACTGACATACATGCTATGAGTCAGAATTTCAAACTACCCAAAGTCCAATTCTAATGCAAAGTGCACTTCAGTGCCTGGCATTTGTTCAACAGCTGTAATTAGAGGTTGAACTCTAGTTGCCTggcttggtggtggtggggtatgtcactgccccaccccccctcctcctcctgctgtggcgctcagctgacttctgcgccgctgagccgggctgccacgggggagcccaaacagccgcttgctcccccgtg belongs to Pelodiscus sinensis isolate JC-2024 chromosome 22, ASM4963464v1, whole genome shotgun sequence and includes:
- the STOM gene encoding stomatin; its protein translation is MADKQGDRADRSRRVPDTFSEETNAGLGVCGWLLVIISFFFVLVTFPISIWMCIKIIKEYERAIIFRLGRILRGGAKGPGLFFVLPCTDSFIKVDMRTISFDIPPQEILTKDSVTVNVDGVVYYKVQNATLAVANITNADSATRLLAQTTLRNVLGTKNLSQILSDREEIAHSMQATLDDATDEWGIKVERVEIKDVKLPIQLQRAMAAEAEAAREARAKVIAAEGEMNASRALKEASIVISESPAALQLRYLQTLTTIAAEKNSTIVFPLPVDLLQGLFAKH